The DNA sequence CATCCAGCGCTTTGTGGCCGGAGGACTGCTGGACCTGGGTCCGCAACACCCGTCCGTTCTCGTCGATGAAGAACCACACGTTGACCGTGCCACCAATGCCGGCATCACGGAGCAACGGCGGGTACTCCCGCGTGAGGGCCCGTTGGACCTCGGACCGGTTCTTCAAGTCCGGCTTCACGGTGAAGGGCGTGAACGTCGGTGCAGCCGAGATGTCCGTCTCCGTCGCTTCGGGCGGCGGGGGCAGGTCCTCGACCGGGTTGTCCGCGAAGGTCGTGGTCTCGATCGTGATGTCCTCTTCGAGCGGCGTATCCGCGATCACGGGCGTCGCCGGACGGGCGATCGCCTGCGGTGGCGGCGGAATCTCGATCTCCGGCGGGAGCTCGATGGCCTCCAACTCCTCGGTGGCAAAGGACACGTCGGCCGCGGTCATCTCCGGCCAGAACTGGAACACCGCGAAATGCAGCGCGGTGGCGGCCAGAATGGAGCCCCAGAACCAGGTTCCGAAGCCCTGCTTGAAGCGATCGTTGGCCGTCATGACCTCGGCGATCGCGGATCCCTGCGCATCGCTCATCGTCTCTCTCCCGACATGCGGCGCTCGAGCTCGGTGGCGAACACGACGCGAACGGCGCCGGCCTCCTGCAGCTCCTTCTGCACCTGGTCAATGAAGATGTAGGGCACGTCCTTGTCCGCTCGGATCGAAGTCACCAGGCGGCGGTCGGTCTCGACGTACATGGGAGCGACCAGTGACGAGACGTCGGCCATCGCCACGGGACGGTCGTTCACGAAGACGTTGCCGTTCTCGAGCACCCACAGCTCCAGGACGTTCTTCTTCTTCTCGTCGATCTTCTGGGTGGCCTCAGCCGCGACCCAGTCGATCGGCTGCTCGCCCGACGTCCGGAAGACCGTGGTCACCATGAAGAAGATCAGGAGGAGGAAGGCGATGTCGGCGAGCGACGACGAGGGGATCTCGTCGGAGACGCCCGACTTCCTCTTGAACCCACCTTGCTTGATCGCCATCGCGTCTAGTTCTCCAGGAGCTGCAACGAGATACGTTCCGCGCCGGCCGACTGGAGGGCATCCAGGACGTCCACCATGAATCTGTACGGCGCATCGGGGTGGGTCTTTACCGCCGCAATCAGGCCGGGGTTGCTCGCCACCTCCAGGCGCCACATGGCCTCGATCTGGTCGGGCCGCACCTGCTGCGTCTGCTGGCTCTCACCCCGCTTCACCTCGACCAGGCCGTTGGGCTGGACGATGAGGTGCATGATGTTCTTCTGGCTGACCTGGACCTGCTCCTGAGCCTCCGGAAGCACCACCGGCAGCCCCTTGTCGCGGGGGAACACCGTGGTGACCAGGAAGAAGATCAGAAGCAGGAAGGCAATGTCCGCCATCGACGAGGTGGGCACCTCGTCGCTGACCTTGGACTTCTTCTTCATGAATGCCATGGAATCGCTTCTCCGCCTGTGTCGGCGCTGAGTTCAGATACCGGGTGATCTGTGACGAGGTTCCGGCCTCAGGTGGTGGCCGCCCGCTTCTTTCCCTTGCTGCTCGTGACCTGGAGCTTGCCCTGCTTTTCGAGGTCCCAGGCCAGATTCAGCACCTCCTGGGTCCCCTGCTCCATGTCCACGATCAGCTTGTCGATCGCGTACACGAAGAAGTTGTAGGCGATGTTCACCGGGATGGCGATGATCAACCCCGCGGCCGTCGTGAGCAGAGCCACCTTGATGCCGCCGGCCACCAGTCCCGGATCCACGTTGCCGGCCGCTTCGATGGAGGCGAACGCCAGCACCATTCCGAGAACGGTCCCGAGGAAGCCCATCAGGGGGGCTACGTTGGCGATGGTCGCCAGCACGACCAGCCCCCGCTCCAGGAAGCCGAGCTCGATGGTGCCGGTGGTGTTGACGGCCTGCTCCAACTCACCCCGGCGGACCTTGAGGTCCTTGAGGCGCGTGAGGCCCGCGTAGAGGATGGCGGCGGTCGGGCCCCGCGTCGACGCAGCCGTCTGGATGGCCTCGTCCAGCCGGCCCCCACGGGCGGCATCTTCCACCCGGCCCATCAGCGTCTTCGCATCCTTGTGCGCGATGAACAGCGTATAGGCCTTGGCGATGATCACGCCCAGCGCGATCAGCGAGCACAGGACGAGCGGGTACATCATGAAGCCGCCGTCGGCGAACAGCGACATCAGTTGGTATTGCGCGCCGGACGATTCCAACCGCCACTCCTTGGATTCCAGGGTTGTGCCTCTGGCAGAAGCCGGGGCCTCCACACAGGCCCGCGCCCGGGGGGCACAAGCGGCGGCAATGTAGGAAGTGCCCGACGAGCATGTCAAACGCCCCGGCCGGCCCCTGAATCGGGGCCGGAAACCGGTCGGGGGCCCCGACCTCAGGCCCCCGCGGCCCCCAGGGAAACCGGGGGCGCCGGAGTCTCGATCAGCTCCTTCAGGCGCGCGCCGTCGACGCCCACCTCGAGTCGTCCTCTCTGGGCTACGGCGATGCGGCTGGTCTCTTCGCTCACCACGATGACCAGCGCGTCCGTCTCCTCGCTGAGGCCGATGGCAGCCCTGTGCCGGGTCCCCAGCGACCGGTCGCTCACGGGACTCTGGGTCAGCGGCAGAATGGCCCCCGCCGCCTTGATCTGGTCGCCGGAGATCAGCACGGCGCCATCGTGCAGAGGCGAGTAGGGGGTGAAGATGGTGGCCAGGATGTCCGAGGAAACCCGGGCCTCGACCGGCCGGCCGGTGTCTCCGTAGGGATCCAGGGCCACCTCCCGCTCGATGGCCAGGATCGCTCCCACCTTCTGCCGCTGCAGCTGCTCCACCGCCGCCACGATCTCGTCGGCGACCTGGCTGGACTCCATGCGACTGAAGCGCCGCAGCATGCGGGTCTGTCCCAGGCGGGCCAGGGTCTGACGCAACTCCGGCTGGAACACCACGAGCAGCGCGATGGCTCCGTAGCGGAAGACCGTCTCGAGGATCTGGCGAATGAGGGAGAGGCCAAGCAGCCGCGCGACGAAGTACACGCCGGCCAGAAGCAGGACGCCGAGGAGCATCTGCATGGCCCGCGTGCGTCGCAACAGGAGGAGAAGCCAGTAGAAGAGGGCGGCGACCAGCACGATCTGCACGAGATCCAGCAGACCCGGCCGCAGGAAGAGCACTTGATCAAACAGCGTCCTCACGCGTCCTCCCTCCCCGCCCGGCGGATGCGGTGCGCCACGTCCAGGGCTCTGCGGGCCGAGCGCACATCGTGCACGCGGAAGACGCGGGCCCCGCGCTCGAACGCCGCCACGCACGCCGCCAAGGTGCCTTCCACCCGTTGATCGGGAGGTAGCCCCGCCTCGCCCGCCAGGAAGCGCTTGCGGCTGGGGCCCACCAGCACAGGCCGCCCCAGCGCGCCCAGGCGGGCGAGCTGCGCCAGCAGTGCGTAGGACTGCTCCGCGTCCTTGGCGAAGCCGATCCCCGGGTCCAGGACCACCCGGGACTCCTCGATCCCCGCTCGGCGAGCCCGTTCCAGCGCCACGCCCAACTCCTCGACGACCTCCTCCACGACGTTGGCGTAGTGGGCAAACTCGACCATGGTGGGCGGATCCCCCCGCATGTGCATCAGCACCAGCCCGGCACCCCACTCGGCCACCCGTCCGGCCATCTCGGGATCGTGGGCCAGTCCCGAGACATCGTTGACCACCTCCGCACCCGCCTGAAGCGCCTCCTCGGCGACGCGGGCTCGCCGCGTATCGATGGAGACGGGAGCCGGGATCTCGGTCAGACGCTCGAACAGAGGCGCGAGTCGGCGGAGCTCCTCAGCGGGGGCGACGGGCCTGGCCCCCGGTCGGGTGGACTCACCTCCGATGTCGAGCAGGTCGGCCCCGGCCTCGACGAACGCATGCGCGCGCTCCAGCTGGGCAGCGACATCCGGCAGCCGGCCCCCATCACTGAACGAGTCGGGGGTGAGATTGAGGATGCCCATGACGGCTGGGCGGTCCAGAACGAGGTCGCGCGTGCGCAGCTTCCAGACCGGGACGCCGCCGGCACGATCCCGACCGCTCCGGCGGGACGGATCGTCCACCCCGTGGAGCATCGGCGAGCTCATTCGTGCGAAGGACGCTCTCTCCCCACGGGTGGGCGCACGCGCGCCACCGGTGCGGCCACCTCGCTCTCGCTCAACCCCTTCTGACCTCCGTTCCCGGAGGACGCCACCAGGACCGGCTCGGCGGGGCGTGGGGGTGGAAGCTCGCGGCCGTCGGCGAGCAGCTGGATCTCGTCGCGGTCCAGCGTCTCCCGCTCGAGCAGCGCTTGGGCGATCGCTTCCAGGAGCTCGCGCTCGCGGTTGATCATCCCCCTCGCGCGCTCGTGGGCCTCGTCCAGGATGCGCTTGACCTCCACGTCCACGAGCTGGGCCGTCGACTCCGAGATCTCCCTCCGCTGCACCAACTCGCGGCCCAGGAAGACCTCCTGCTCCGAGTCGCCCACCGCCATGAGGCCCACGGCGTCCGACATCCCGAAGCGGGTGACCATACGCCGAGCCAGCGAGGTGGCCCGCTCGATGTCATTCCCGGCACCGGTGGTGACCTTCTCCTGCCCGAACTCGAGCTCCTCGGCCACGCGCCCGCCGAACAGCATGACGAGCTGGCCCTCCAACCACTCCTTGGTATAGGAGTGCCGGTCTTCCTCGGGTAGGGAGGCCGTGATGCCCAGGGCACGGCCGCGGGGCACGATGGTGACCTTGTGCACGGGATCCATGCCCGGCAGACGGACACCGATGACGGCGTGGCCGGCCTCGTGGTAGGCGGTCAGGCGACGCTCGGATTCGTTCAGCACCAGGCTTTTGCGCTCGGTGCCCAGCATGACCTTGTCCTTGGCCCGCTCGAAGTCGTCCATATTGACCTTCTCGGCGCCGCGGCGGGCGGCGAGAAGAGCGGCCTCGTTGCAGACGTTGGCCAGGTCGGCGCCGGCCATTCCGGGCGTGCCCTTGGCGATGATCTCCAGGTCCACGTCGGCAGCCAGGGGCAGCTTCTTCGCGTGTACGCTGAGGATCCCCTCGCGGCCCCGCACATCCGGCAGATCCACCACCACCTGTCGGTCGAAGCGACCCGGACGGAGCAGCGCCGGGTCGAGCACGTCGGGCCGGTTGGTCGCGGCCAACAGGATCACGCCCTCGTTGGCCTCGAACCCATCCATCTCGACAAGGAGCTGGTTGAGGGTCTGTTCGCGCTCGTCGTGCCCGCCGCCCAGGCCGGCACCGCGGTGTCGGCCCACGGCGTCGATCTCGTCGATGAAGATGATGCAGGGTGCATGGGCCTTGCCCTGTTCGAAGAGGTCGCGGACGCGCGACGCCCCCACACCCACGAACATCTCCACGAAATCCGACCCGGACATCTGGAAGAACGGGCGGCCCGCTTCACCGGCCACTGCCCGCGCCAGCAGCGTCTTCCCGGTTCCGGGAGGCCCGACCAGCAGCACCCCCTTGGGTAGGCGGCCACCCAGCCGACTGAACCGCTGCGGGTCCTTCAGGAACTCGATGATCTCCTCGAGCTCGTCCTTGGCCTCGTTGGCGCCGGCCACGTCGGCAAACGTCACCTTGGGCGTATCCGGCGAGATCATCTTGGCCTTGGAGCGCCCGAACTGGAACGCCCGGTTCCCTCCGCTCTGGATGGTGCGGAACATCCACAGCCAGAAGGCGATGAAAAGCAACCAGGGGAGCACTCCGATCAGGAGCGCCCACCACCCCTCCTGGGGCGCCTCGGCACTGACCACCACGTTTTGCGCTTCGAGTTCGGACAGGAGGTCGTCTGTGACCTCTCCTGCCAGGATCACCTGGAAGCGCGTGACCTCCCGGTCGTCCCGCGTGATGGGGCGCCGGAACTCACCCGAAGCCTTCGTGACCCGAGGCTCGGTGCGGATGGTGACGTCGTGGATGTTCCCCGCGCGAAGCTGCGCCCTGAACTCGGTATAGTTGAGCAGGGCTCCGCCCTCCTCCCCCCCGCGCCGCGCAGTCAGGACCGCGAGGCTGAAGAGGACGATGAGCGCGATGAATGACGTGACGCGAGAGAGCCGCACCAACCTGCCGCGCGGGTCCTCGGGCTTCTGATCTCGTTCCGCCATGAACTCCAGGGGACGCTCGGAGCGCGGCCGCTAGGGCCTTTCCTCCAGGCTGCCGATGAAAGGAAGGTGCCGAAAATCCTCGCTGTAATCCAGTCCGTACCCCACGAGGAAGTCAGAAGGTGCATCGAACCCGACCCAACGAGGCGCGACGGGCATTTCCACCAGCCGTTTGTGCAGCAGGGCGCAGACCTCCAGGCTCCGGGGCCCCCGGGCCTGCAGCGCGGGCACCAGCCTCCGCAGCGTATTCCCCGAGTCGATGATGTCCTCGACCACGATCACATGGCGGTCGCGGAAGGTGGCCCGGGGATCGTAGAGCAGGTCCAACTGCCCGCTGGAGACCTTGGCCGCGCCGTAGCTGGCCGCCACCAGGAAATCGATGTGCAGGGGGCGATCGATCTGTCGCACCAGGTCTGCAACGAAGATGAACGACCCCTTGAGGAGGCCCAGCACCAGGAGGTCCTCGTCCGCCGGGTAGTGGGCGGTAATCTCGCGCCCCATCTCACGAACGCGGTCCGCGATCTCCCCCTCGGAATAGACCACCCGCGCCAGCCGCTGCCCGGCGGCCGTCACGATCTGCTCGGCGTCGATCGACACGATCCTCGTCCCTCTCCACGGATGCTGGAGCCCGGTGCGGCTCTCGGGCCGCGCCACAGTACCGGAGCCGACACGCCCCCACCAGAGCGCGGCGACCCGCCAACTCGTCCGTCCCGCCCGCCTCTACTCCGAGGCCCCCCCTGGGCGTTCCGCGGCGGGTGCTCGCGACTCGCGGAGATCCTCCGGCGGTCCCGTGGTGTCCACGCCGGCGGGTGGCTTCAGGAGCGCGAAGCGTAGGCGGTCGCCGTAGCGCTCCACGTCCAGCCCGCCGCGGATGTGGAAGCGCCCCTGCGTGGAGGCCAACGCCTCGAACAATCGCCGCGATGATTCCTGGTCCGGATGCACACCGAGTGCCCGTGCCCCGTGGCGCAGCACCCGGAGCGCGAGGTGCGGCTGCAGGCGCCGCAGCCGGGGAACCGACCATTCCGCCCACCCCGTGCCCTGCCCGACCCGGGCCCGCGCCTCGGCTCGCCGGGTCCGAGCCTCCCACGCCTCCTCCGACTCGCGAGCCAGCGCCGCCAGTCGCACCAGCGAACGGCGGGCCCCGGGAGCGACCGCCCGCTCCAGCTCCGGGAGGATGTGGTGGCGCAGCCGGGCGCGCGGCTGCGCGGGATCGAGGTTGCTGGGGTCGAGCCGGGGGTTCAGACCGACGCGCTCGGCATACGCCTCGATCTCCGCCCGCCAGAAGGGCAGCAGCGGTCGCAGGATATGCGCCCCTCGGCGCGCGGGGATGCCCGCCAGGCCGGCGGGGCCGGTGCCACGGAGGATGCGGAAGAGCACCGTCTCGGCCTGATCGTCCGCGTGGTGCGCGGTCAGCACCCGCTCGGCCCTCGTTTGCGAGCGCACTCGTTCCAGGAAGTCGTAGCGATGCCGGCGCGCCTGGTCCTCGTTGCGGAGCGCGATGTGGGCACGACCGCCGTGGAACGGCACCGACCAGGCCCGACACACCCCCCGCAGCCAGTCGGCATCCGCGCCGCTGGCCTCGCGCATCGCGTGGTCGTAGTGGGCCACGGCGAGGCTCCACGCGTTCCCGACGCCGAACCGCAGAAGGTGCAGCAGCGAAAGGGAGTCCACTCCGCCGGAACATGCGACCAGGAGGGTCTCGCGCGGCTGGACCCCCAGTGCGGCAAGGCGCTCGGCCACCCGCTCGGGCAGGGATCCGGGCTCGGCGTTCATACGCCCATCGTCAAGCCCGGCGGAGCCGGACGCCCCGCCCTCTCGACGAGCACGCGGGCCAGGACATCGAGGCGGTCACTCTGGATGCCATCGGCACCCCAGTCCAGCAACTCGGCGATGCGGCGAGCCTCGTCGACCACCCAGACGTGCACCGGCAGGTTGCGCGACTGCGCGGCCCGGATGAACGAGTGGGTCGCGACGGTGCGGCCACCCCACCGGTCGGGGATCTGGAGCGCATCGGCGTCCGGCGTATAGAAGGAGGACGGCAGCCGGCGCAGCACCCAGAAGCGCCGGATCTGCGCCTCGGAGGCCCCCCACGGTCCCCGGTAGCCGCGCGCGCCCACGCGATTGCGCTCGTACTGCGCGGCCAACAGCACCCGCGCCTCGGCACGGTGCTGTCGGATGAGCCGCACCAGCCCCGCAGCCGCGTCCGCGGATTTGCTCTCCACGTTGATACGCGTGTTGGGGAAGGCCTCCAGGACCTCCTCGAAGCGCGGGATACGCACGTTCCGTCCCCGGAAAGACGGGTGACCCTCGAGGTCGAGGAAGTGATGGCCGGCGTCCAGGCCGGAAAGTTCGGACCAGTCGGCATCGGCCACAGCGCCCTGCCCGTCGGTGGTGCGCTCCACCGTGGCGTCGTGGTGCACCACGATCACGCCATCGCGGGTGGCCCGCACGTCCATCTCCAGCACGTCGGCCTGCCACGACTCGACGGCCTGCTGGAAGGCGGCCATGGTGTTTTCCGGGGCCAGCGCCGCGCCACCCCGATGGGCCATCAGCAGTGGGGCGCCGGCGAAGAACGAGTGGCCGGGGCGCACGGGAACGCGCTACAGATCGCCGGGATCGATCTCGTGCAGGGTCTGCAGCACCACGTCGAGGAGCTGGCTGGTCATGGCACGCTCGGCCCGGGTCCGCTCCGCGTCGTCCGCCTCGCCGCTCTTCAACTCGGCATCGAGCTCCAACACGCGACCGGCCAGGAAGGCCACCAGGTCCTCCACGACCTCGGGACGAGGCTGGGCCTCCGCCTTGGCGGTGGGAAGCGCCTTCTTGAGGAGCAGCCCGCGCACGAACGCGAGGAACCCCGGGAACGTGAGTTGAGGCAGAGGACCTCCCTCGAGGTGCTCCTCCTCGGTGAGGTTCTCCCACTCCAACTCGTTCCAGTAGAGGTCGAGCGCCTCTTCCCGCAGATACTGCCGTTCTTTCGACTCGGCGGCACCGTCCCCGGCTACGGTTTCGGGCAGCTTCTTTCCAATCGCGCTCTCCAGACGAGCGCGGCGCTCCTCCACGAGCCGGCGAGCGTCCGGGGTGATATGCGTCGAGGTCACGGGTTCGGCATTCGTACCAGAGAGTGGACAATCCGTGTATGGGCGCAACTTGAGCCGCGCGCATCGCCCCGGCAAGGTGCTCGGCCGCCTCGCGGGAGGCGCGCCCGGGCGCTACTCTGCCGGGGACTGCTCCACTGTGGGGGCGGCGTCGCGGGCCCCCCTCGCGCTCGGCCTCCGTTCCGATCTCACCATCCGGACCCTCGAGCCCGTCGTGAACCGTTCCCTGCCGCTGGCCCTCCTGCTCCTGCTGCTCCATGCCGCGCCGACGCTCGCCCAGCGCGTGCTGCTCCGTCCCCAGGCCGTATTCGACGGGGAGCGCCTGCAGCCGGGTTGGGTGGTGCTGGTCGAGGGGAGCCGTATCGCGGCGGCGGGGCCGGCCGCCTCCGTCCCTGCACGGGGTGCCTCGGCCATCGACCTGCAGGGGCTCACCCTGATGCCGGGTTTGATCGAGGGGCATTCCCATCTGCTCCTGCACCCCTACAACGAGACGCCCTGGAACGACCAGGTGCTCTTCGAGTCCTGGGCCGAACGGGTGGCCCGCGCCGTGGTGCATGCCGAGAACACACTGCGGGCCGGCGTCACCACCACGCGCGATCTCGGCAGCGAGGGCGCGGGCTACATGGACGTGGGCCTCCGCGACGCCATCAACAAAGGCGTGGTGCCGGGACCGCGCATGCTGGTGGCCGGCCCGGCCATCGTGGCCACCGGCAGCTACGGTCCCAAAGGCGCTCCGGAGTGGCACCTCCCCAAGGGAGCGGAGGAAGCCGATGGCGTGGACGGCCTCATCCGGGTGGCGCGCGACCAGATCGGCCGCGGCGTGGACTGGGTGAAGGTGTATGCAGACTACCGGTGGGGACCGAACGGACAGGCTCGCCCCACCTTCACCGAGGACGAGCTGCGAACGCTTGTCGAGGTGGCCGCCAGCTCCGGGCGCTACGTGGTCGCGCACGCGTCTACGACCGAAGGCATGCGACGCGCGGCCGCAGCCGGGGTGCGCACCATCGAACACGGGGACGACGGCACGCCGGAGGTCTTCGCGCTCATGCGTGACAACGGCGTCGGCTACTGCCCCACCATCGCCGCCGGCGACGCCATCAGCCAGTACGGGGGGTGGAAGAAAGGCTCCGACCCCGAGCCCGTTCGCATCCGCTTCAAGCGCGAGAGCATGCGTAGAGCGATCGACTCGGGCGTGGAGCTCTGCTTCGGCGGCGACGTGGGCGTCTACCCGCACGGGGACAACGTACGCGAGGTGGAGCTGATGGTCGACTACGGGATGGCCCCCGCCGCGGCTGCACACGCCGCCACGGAAGGGAATGCCCGCATGTTCGGGCTGGACGATCGCGGCCGGGTGGCGGAGGGTCTGCTGGCAGACCTGATCGCGGTGGAAGGCGACCCCACTGCGGATATCCGCGCGCTGCGCAGGGTGCGTTGGGTGATGAAGGGGGGAGTGGTGGTGCGAGAGCGATAGGGAGCGGGAGCGGAGCCGCGGGCGGCCGAACGGGAACGCGCCTCGGCGCCCGGTTCCCTTGTTCAATCGCCCGGCGCCGCTCCCCGCCGCTGCGCAGAGGCAACGACGGGGAGCAGCGCTAGATCGGGACCACCTGGGCTGGCAGTTGGACCTAGTGGTCAGTTGGGCCTACTGGCGATCCTCTGGTTGGATTGGGTGAGCCCGAGCGTGCAGGGATAGCTGGGCGAGGCAACGACGGTGAAGGGCGCGCTCGGCAGGCGCTCTCGCACCGAGCACGGGTTGGCCTCCCTGAC is a window from the Gemmatimonadota bacterium genome containing:
- the folP gene encoding dihydropteroate synthase translates to MLHGVDDPSRRSGRDRAGGVPVWKLRTRDLVLDRPAVMGILNLTPDSFSDGGRLPDVAAQLERAHAFVEAGADLLDIGGESTRPGARPVAPAEELRRLAPLFERLTEIPAPVSIDTRRARVAEEALQAGAEVVNDVSGLAHDPEMAGRVAEWGAGLVLMHMRGDPPTMVEFAHYANVVEEVVEELGVALERARRAGIEESRVVLDPGIGFAKDAEQSYALLAQLARLGALGRPVLVGPSRKRFLAGEAGLPPDQRVEGTLAACVAAFERGARVFRVHDVRSARRALDVAHRIRRAGREDA
- a CDS encoding TonB family protein — encoded protein: MSDAQGSAIAEVMTANDRFKQGFGTWFWGSILAATALHFAVFQFWPEMTAADVSFATEELEAIELPPEIEIPPPPQAIARPATPVIADTPLEEDITIETTTFADNPVEDLPPPPEATETDISAAPTFTPFTVKPDLKNRSEVQRALTREYPPLLRDAGIGGTVNVWFFIDENGRVLRTQVQQSSGHKALDDAALKVASIMEFTPALNRDKRVQVWVAFPITFQIQ
- the tilS gene encoding tRNA lysidine(34) synthetase TilS, producing the protein MNAEPGSLPERVAERLAALGVQPRETLLVACSGGVDSLSLLHLLRFGVGNAWSLAVAHYDHAMREASGADADWLRGVCRAWSVPFHGGRAHIALRNEDQARRHRYDFLERVRSQTRAERVLTAHHADDQAETVLFRILRGTGPAGLAGIPARRGAHILRPLLPFWRAEIEAYAERVGLNPRLDPSNLDPAQPRARLRHHILPELERAVAPGARRSLVRLAALARESEEAWEARTRRAEARARVGQGTGWAEWSVPRLRRLQPHLALRVLRHGARALGVHPDQESSRRLFEALASTQGRFHIRGGLDVERYGDRLRFALLKPPAGVDTTGPPEDLRESRAPAAERPGGASE
- a CDS encoding biopolymer transporter ExbD, yielding MAFMKKKSKVSDEVPTSSMADIAFLLLIFFLVTTVFPRDKGLPVVLPEAQEQVQVSQKNIMHLIVQPNGLVEVKRGESQQTQQVRPDQIEAMWRLEVASNPGLIAAVKTHPDAPYRFMVDVLDALQSAGAERISLQLLEN
- a CDS encoding biopolymer transporter ExbD, with translation MAIKQGGFKRKSGVSDEIPSSSLADIAFLLLIFFMVTTVFRTSGEQPIDWVAAEATQKIDEKKKNVLELWVLENGNVFVNDRPVAMADVSSLVAPMYVETDRRLVTSIRADKDVPYIFIDQVQKELQEAGAVRVVFATELERRMSGERR
- the cdaA gene encoding diadenylate cyclase CdaA, with product MRTLFDQVLFLRPGLLDLVQIVLVAALFYWLLLLLRRTRAMQMLLGVLLLAGVYFVARLLGLSLIRQILETVFRYGAIALLVVFQPELRQTLARLGQTRMLRRFSRMESSQVADEIVAAVEQLQRQKVGAILAIEREVALDPYGDTGRPVEARVSSDILATIFTPYSPLHDGAVLISGDQIKAAGAILPLTQSPVSDRSLGTRHRAAIGLSEETDALVIVVSEETSRIAVAQRGRLEVGVDGARLKELIETPAPPVSLGAAGA
- a CDS encoding glycerophosphodiester phosphodiesterase, whose amino-acid sequence is MRPGHSFFAGAPLLMAHRGGAALAPENTMAAFQQAVESWQADVLEMDVRATRDGVIVVHHDATVERTTDGQGAVADADWSELSGLDAGHHFLDLEGHPSFRGRNVRIPRFEEVLEAFPNTRINVESKSADAAAGLVRLIRQHRAEARVLLAAQYERNRVGARGYRGPWGASEAQIRRFWVLRRLPSSFYTPDADALQIPDRWGGRTVATHSFIRAAQSRNLPVHVWVVDEARRIAELLDWGADGIQSDRLDVLARVLVERAGRPAPPGLTMGV
- a CDS encoding amidohydrolase family protein, which encodes MPLALLLLLLHAAPTLAQRVLLRPQAVFDGERLQPGWVVLVEGSRIAAAGPAASVPARGASAIDLQGLTLMPGLIEGHSHLLLHPYNETPWNDQVLFESWAERVARAVVHAENTLRAGVTTTRDLGSEGAGYMDVGLRDAINKGVVPGPRMLVAGPAIVATGSYGPKGAPEWHLPKGAEEADGVDGLIRVARDQIGRGVDWVKVYADYRWGPNGQARPTFTEDELRTLVEVAASSGRYVVAHASTTEGMRRAAAAGVRTIEHGDDGTPEVFALMRDNGVGYCPTIAAGDAISQYGGWKKGSDPEPVRIRFKRESMRRAIDSGVELCFGGDVGVYPHGDNVREVELMVDYGMAPAAAAHAATEGNARMFGLDDRGRVAEGLLADLIAVEGDPTADIRALRRVRWVMKGGVVVRER
- the ftsH gene encoding ATP-dependent zinc metalloprotease FtsH; this translates as MAERDQKPEDPRGRLVRLSRVTSFIALIVLFSLAVLTARRGGEEGGALLNYTEFRAQLRAGNIHDVTIRTEPRVTKASGEFRRPITRDDREVTRFQVILAGEVTDDLLSELEAQNVVVSAEAPQEGWWALLIGVLPWLLFIAFWLWMFRTIQSGGNRAFQFGRSKAKMISPDTPKVTFADVAGANEAKDELEEIIEFLKDPQRFSRLGGRLPKGVLLVGPPGTGKTLLARAVAGEAGRPFFQMSGSDFVEMFVGVGASRVRDLFEQGKAHAPCIIFIDEIDAVGRHRGAGLGGGHDEREQTLNQLLVEMDGFEANEGVILLAATNRPDVLDPALLRPGRFDRQVVVDLPDVRGREGILSVHAKKLPLAADVDLEIIAKGTPGMAGADLANVCNEAALLAARRGAEKVNMDDFERAKDKVMLGTERKSLVLNESERRLTAYHEAGHAVIGVRLPGMDPVHKVTIVPRGRALGITASLPEEDRHSYTKEWLEGQLVMLFGGRVAEELEFGQEKVTTGAGNDIERATSLARRMVTRFGMSDAVGLMAVGDSEQEVFLGRELVQRREISESTAQLVDVEVKRILDEAHERARGMINRERELLEAIAQALLERETLDRDEIQLLADGRELPPPRPAEPVLVASSGNGGQKGLSESEVAAPVARVRPPVGRERPSHE
- the hpt gene encoding hypoxanthine phosphoribosyltransferase, which gives rise to MSIDAEQIVTAAGQRLARVVYSEGEIADRVREMGREITAHYPADEDLLVLGLLKGSFIFVADLVRQIDRPLHIDFLVAASYGAAKVSSGQLDLLYDPRATFRDRHVIVVEDIIDSGNTLRRLVPALQARGPRSLEVCALLHKRLVEMPVAPRWVGFDAPSDFLVGYGLDYSEDFRHLPFIGSLEERP
- a CDS encoding MotA/TolQ/ExbB proton channel family protein, yielding MESSGAQYQLMSLFADGGFMMYPLVLCSLIALGVIIAKAYTLFIAHKDAKTLMGRVEDAARGGRLDEAIQTAASTRGPTAAILYAGLTRLKDLKVRRGELEQAVNTTGTIELGFLERGLVVLATIANVAPLMGFLGTVLGMVLAFASIEAAGNVDPGLVAGGIKVALLTTAAGLIIAIPVNIAYNFFVYAIDKLIVDMEQGTQEVLNLAWDLEKQGKLQVTSSKGKKRAATT